Below is a genomic region from Streptomyces roseoviridis.
TCCTCCCCCTCCACCGGCGTGCTCTCGCGCGAGGCGCGGACGGTGGTCTTCCGTGACGTACGGCCGTTCGGCGCGGCGGAGGCCACGGACCTGGTGGTCGCCGACGGCCGCATCGCGGACGGGCCCGCGCCGCGCGGGGCGACGGTGGTGGACGGAGGCGGCCGGATCGCGCTGCCCTCGCTCGTGGACGCCCACATCCACCCCGACAAGACGACGTGGGGCGGCTCCTGGGTGTCCCGGCGCCCGGCGAGCGGCATCGCGGACTACGCCGAGCAGGACGTGGAGCTGTTCCAGGGCCGGCGCCGCCCCGTCGCGGAGCGCGCGTACGGGCTGATGTCCCACGCCGTCGCCCGTGGCACCCGCGCCATGCGGGCCCACGCCGATGTCGCCCCGGCCTACGGCCTGGCCTGCGTCGAGGGACTGGCGAAGGCCCGCGAACGACTGCGGCACGCGCTCGACGTGCAGATCGTGGCCTTCCCGCAGCACGGCGTCGTGCGCACGCCGGGCACGGCGCGACTCCTGGAGGACGCGGCGCGCGCCGGCGTCGTCGACCTGATCGGCGGCATCGACCCCGTCGGCTTCGACCAGGCTCTCGACGAGCAGCTCGACCTGGTCTTCGGCATCGCCGGCCGGCACGGCGTCGGCGTCGACATCCATCTGCACGACCGCGGCGACAACGGCCTCGTGGCCCTGCGCGGGATCATCGACCGCACCCGCGCCCTGGGCCTCGCCGGGCGGGTCACCGTCAGCCACGTCTTCTGCCTGCCGGCCCTCTCCGAGCGCGAACTCGACTCCCTCGCCGCCGGCCTGGGCGAGCAGGACATCGCCCTGACCACGGTGGCACCGTCCGACTCCCTCGTGCTGCCGATCGCCCGGCTGCGCGAGCACGGCGTGCGCGTCG
It encodes:
- a CDS encoding amidohydrolase, which translates into the protein MQSSSPSTGVLSREARTVVFRDVRPFGAAEATDLVVADGRIADGPAPRGATVVDGGGRIALPSLVDAHIHPDKTTWGGSWVSRRPASGIADYAEQDVELFQGRRRPVAERAYGLMSHAVARGTRAMRAHADVAPAYGLACVEGLAKARERLRHALDVQIVAFPQHGVVRTPGTARLLEDAARAGVVDLIGGIDPVGFDQALDEQLDLVFGIAGRHGVGVDIHLHDRGDNGLVALRGIIDRTRALGLAGRVTVSHVFCLPALSERELDSLAAGLGEQDIALTTVAPSDSLVLPIARLREHGVRVGLGSDGVRDAWSPFGDADMLHRAHILGRVTDVRLDEELADCYDVAAHGGADVLGLPHADLTPGAPADFVLVRGECLPQVVVDMPRRDMVVHGGAVVARDGEFLV